In the Deltaproteobacteria bacterium genome, CCTCAGCCCTTGTCTGGCGTCAGCCGCCCGCCTTCCATCTTGAGACACGCGTCCTTGCTCTCGACCTCGGAGAAGCCTTGGCCCTTGCAGGCGTTCTTGCCGGCGCAGGCATGACCGGCGCCGGCGCACCCGCCCTGACCCTTGCACTTGTTGGCGCCGTAGCATTTCACTTTGGCGCCCTCGCCTTCGGCGGCTTGCACCGTGCCGACGGCGCCCAGCGCCAGAATCCCCGCGACGGCGGAAGCCAAGAGTACCTTGCCGGTGTTCGAACGTGTTGCCATATGTAATCTCCTTCTGCGCGTTGTGCGCGTTTGAGTGTCGTTCGCGGGTTGAGATGCCGAGCTTGCGTGCGCGTTTCATGGGATCGCAGTGAAACCTGCCCCTAGGGGCGGCATCGAATCGACATGGTCCAGAATCGACCCACGCTCGACGCCGATGCCGACCGTTTGCTGATTGACGCAGTGGACCGCTATCACCTCGTGCTGAAGCGAGGACAACTATGAGCGAGTCGATGCCCGAGCCGGTCGCCGTGTCGCCGATGGATGCGCACAACCGGACGTTAGTGGCCAACGTGCACCCGGCCGACCGACCGAACCCCGAACCGGCGCCGCGCTACAATCTCGTGGTGATCGGCGCCGGCACCGCCGGATTGGTGACCGCGGCGGGCGCCGCCGCCCTCGGGGCCAAGGTCGCGCTGATCGAACGGCATCATCTTGGTGGCGATTGCCTCAACGTCGGCTGCGTGCCCTCGAAGTGCGTGATTCGTTCCTCGCGGGTCATCGGCGAGCTGCGTGATGCGGCGCAGCTCGGCATCGCCGTCCCTCCTGGCGCGCAGGCCGACTTCGCCGCGGTGATGGCGCGCATGCGCAAACTGCGCGCGCAGATCAGCCACCACGATTCGGTCGACCGGTTTCAGCGCGAACTCGGCATCGACGTCTTCCTCGGCCAGGCTCGCTTCAGCGGCCCCGACACGGTCGAAGTCGATGGCAAGACGCTGCGCTTCAAGCGAACGGTGATCGCTTCGGGCGCGCGCGCAGTTCATCCACCGGTGGAGGGATTGGCCGCAACCGGTTTCCTCACCAACGAGACGATATTCAACCTGACCGAGCTGCCGCGCCGCTTGGCGGTGATTGGCGGCGGGCCCATCGGCTGCGAGTTGTCGCAAGCGTTTCGGCGCTTGGGGTCAGAGGTCACGATCATCGAGATGGCGCCGCAGTTCCTCGTCCGCGAAGATCCTGACGCCGCCAAGATCCTCGCCGACACCTTCCAGCGCGAAGGCATTCACGTGAAGCTCAACACTGGGCTGGCGAGCGTGACCCGCGCGGGAAACGACAAGATCCTCCATCTCACCAATGGCAACACCACGGAGACCTTGGCCGTCGATGAGATCCTCGTCGGCGTCGGGCGCGCGCCCAACGTCGAGGGACTCAACCTCGAAGGCGTGGGCGTGAAATACAGCAAGCGCGGCATCGAGGTGAACGACAATTTACAGACCACCAATCCACGCATCTACGCGGCCGGCGACATCTGCATGGACACCAAGTTCACCCACGCCGCGGACTTTGCCGCCCGCATCGTGATTCAGAACACGCTGTTCTTCGGCCGCAAGAAGCTCAGCGGTCTGGTGATGCCGTGGTGTACCTACACCGACCCGGAGATCGCGCATGTCGGGATGTACGAGCGCGATGCGACGCAGCGGGGGATTGCGGTCGACACGTTCATCATGCCGCTGCGCGAAGTCGATCGCGCGGTCGCCGACGGGGACGAGGACGGGTTTGCGAAGGTTCACGTTAAGAAGGGCACGGACCAGATATTGGGCGCGACGGTGGTGGCGCGGCATGCCGGAGAGATGATCAACGAGATCACCCTGGCGATCGTCGGCAAGATCGGCCTCGGCACCATCGCCAACGTGATTCATCCGTATCCAACCCAAGCCGAGGCCATCCGCAAACTCGGCGACGCCTACAACCGCACGCGACTGACGCCGTTCGTCAAACGCTTGTTCCAGCGTTGGCTGGCCTGGACGCGCTAAGGGTATCGACGGTGATCGAGATGGTAACTACTTGCGCACCGATGCACCTAAGCAGCGTTGCCCTGGAACTGCATCATGACTTGCAAGGAATTAACTGAGCTCATCATCGACTACGTCGAAGGCGACCTGCCGTCGCCGGTGCTTGCCACCTTCGAAGCGCACCTCGCCGCGTGTCCGGAGTGCGTGGCGTATCTGCAGAGTTATCGTGAGACCATCGCGCTCGGTCGAGCGGCCGCGACGGCGTCCGACGACTCAGCCAGTGCCGATGTGCCCGAGGAACTGGTGCAAGCGATCGTCGCGGCTCACGCAAAACAGCGTGGCTGACAGTTTGACATTTCAAAGCGCGGCAACCATATTGGTTGCGTTATGGCTGCCATTACACTCAAAGCATTGTCTCCTTCGTTGCATCGCGCCCTTAAGACCCGCGCCTCGCGGCACAAGCGGAGCCTCAATCAGGAAGTGATCGCGGTGCTGGAGGAAGCCGTCGCACCCTCTCGCCGCGTCGACGTCGAGGCGATGTTGGCCAACGCGAAGCGCTTCCGAGATTCCCTCAAGTTCAAAGCCCGGCCCGCCGAGATCGATGCGCTCAAGCGTATAGGTCGCGCGTGATCGTCGTCGATACCAACGTACTCGCCTACCATTGGCTGCCCGGTCGCAGGGCGAGCGCGACAGAGGCATTGGCCCGACTCGATATGGAGTGGGCGGCACCGCTGCTGTGGCGATCGGAGTTCCGGAATGTCCTGGCGGGTTATATCCGCTCGGGCCGCCTGTCGGTCGCAGAGGCCGAACGCGCGGTGCGCCATGCCGCGAGCTCCCTGCTTGGCGGTGAGCACGTAGTGGCCGACGAGGCCGTGCTGGGCTTGGTCACCCGCTCCAAATGCTCCGCCTACGATTGCGAATTTGTGGCGCTGGCCGACGCACTCAACACGGTGCTCGTCACCGACGACAAGGCTCTGCTCGCTGCTTTTCCCAAACTCTGCCGCTCCCTCGACGACGCCATCCAAGGTCGCCTCCCCTCGTGACCGCTCCTCCTGCCCGCGCAAGCATCCGATCGCGAGACCGTCGCGGCGGACGCGAAAACGAGGAACCAATTGGTGGTGATTGCTGTTGTTGACGACCGTGGGCACGTGTTGCTGACGGCAAAGTGATTGGTGCTATTGAGTGAGTGGCAACACGCCGCAAATCGACGAAGACATCGCCCGCGCCGGCGCTGACGCGTTCAAGTAGATCCCGATCGGTGAAGAATATGTACTCGGTTCCCATCGCCCGCATGCCCGTTCTGTCGTGGCTGGTCTGCGTCGCATTGGGCGTCGTGCTGCTTCTCGTTCCGGGTCCCGCCACCGCGGGCTGTATTGGCGACTGCGATGACGACAACGCCGTGACCGTCGACGAATTGATTACCAGCGTTGGCATCGCGCTCGGTGGTCCGCTCAGCAACTGCCGCAACGCCGACGTTGACGGCGACCAGAGCGTCACGGTCGACGAGTTGATCGCAGCCGTCGACGTCGCGTTGAGTAGTTGCCCACCGCTGAACGCACCGACACCAACGCCGACATCAACGCGCCCAACGCTGTCGCCCACGACTACTCCAACCGCCACACCGACCGGACCCGACGATCTCGTTCCGCCAACCGGCTCGGCCCTGCCGCCGTGGCTGCAGGCCGGAAGGTATCGGCAATGGACGGCGGAGTCGTCGATTCATGCGTCAGGTGGACCGCACGGGGGATTCGTGCGGACCTTCTTGAACGACATCGTCTTGCAATCCCTCGCCGCAGGGAACGCCGCGCACCCGACGGGCGCAGCGCTGGTCAAGGAACTGTACGGATCGAGTGACGATACGCAACCCGAAGGCTGGGCGGTCGAGATCAAGGCGCGGGCCGACAGTGCCGGTGGGTCAGGGTGGTATTGGTACGAGGGCTACGGCACGTCAGCGTTCGCCAATGGATTGGGCGTGCCGGTGTGTACGGGCTGTCACGGCGCAGACTACCGGGCGTTTGTGAGCAAAGACTTCGTGCTGAGTCCCTACCCGCTACAGTAACGCCGAGCGCGGGAACTCGCGGACGCGAATGCGTGTTTGCAGGTCATGATCGAATTGGCAGGATGAGCGCAAACGTGTTCCAGCGAATGGTGGTGATCGCAGCCGTGTTCATGTCGGCGATCATTCCACTTTCCGCCGCCGCGGATGTCGGCATGCCGGCTCCCGAGATTGCGGCGAGCCGTTGGCTCAACTCGACACCCAAGAGCATCGCCGAACTGAAGGGGCGCGTGGCGCTGATCCACTTCTGGACCTTCGGTTGTTACAACTGCCGTAACGTCGAGCCCCACGTGAAGGAGTGGCACCGGCAGTACGCTGAGCGTGGGTTGACGGTCATCGGTGTGCACACACCGGAAACCGCCTACGAACGCGACGTCGCGAACGTCGAGCGCTACCTTCACGATCACGACATTCAGTATCCGATCGCGATCGATGGCGACTTCACCACCTGGAAGCGCTACGCGACCACCGCCTGGCCGACTTGGTATCTGATCGACAAGCGAGGCATCCTCCGACATGTGCACGTTGGTGAGGGCGCCTATGCCGAGACTGAGCACGAGATTCAGTCGCTGCTATCCGAGGATTGACGGAAGCCGCTGGCGATGAATTGTCCGCACCGCTGTCGTTGATCGCGCCGTCGTCATCGGGATTGCTTGATACCCATGACCTTCATTCGCGACGCGAGAGTCGTCGGCTTGAGACCGCTCACGCCTCACGCGATACGCGGCGCGCCGCCACCGTAGGAGTGAAGAAGATGCCACCACCAATTCGTCCGCCGTTCACCGCCGCCACGGCCCGCGCCAAGGTGCAGGCGGCGGAGGACGCCTGGAATACACGCGATCCGGAAGTCGTCGCGCGGGCCTACAGTGAAGATTCGCAGTGGCGCAATCGCACGGAATTTTTCGTCGGGCGCGCGGCGATCAAATCCTTCTTGCACCGCAAGTGGACCAAGGAGCTCGACTACCGTCTGATGAAAGAATTGTGGACGTTTACCGGCAACCGCATCTCCGTGCGCTTCGAGTACGAGTGGCGCGACGCCGATACCGATCAATGGTTCCGCACCCACGGCAACGAGCATTGGGAATTCGACGGCGACGGCCTCATGCGGCGCCGCGACATGAGCGCCAACGACATTCCGATTCAGGAATGCGATCGGCGCTATCGGGCGCCAACGGTCCAGTGAGGAGCAGTCATGTGGGTTGCTGAACTCTGGCGCTATCCGGTGAAGTCGATGGCCGGCGAACCACTGCGCACCGCGGAGATTCAGGCCGACGGCATCCGCGGCGATCGAGTCGTCCAGGTGCGTAACGACATGTCGGGACGCACCGTAACCTCCCGCAACCGACCAGGGCTCCTCGGTCATCAGGGGCGGCTCGACGCCAACGGCGAACCACTCGTCGATGGGCGACCGTGGAGGAGCGCCGAAGTCGCGCGCGACGTTGTCGCGGCGGCGGGCGATGGGACGCGGCTGGTTCATTTCGACGGCACCGAACGCTTCGACATCTTGCCGCTCCTGGTGGCCACCGACGGCGCGATCGCGGCGTTCGGCTACGACCGTCGCCGCCTGCGTCCCAATATCGTCGTCGGTGGTGTTCCGGGTCTGGCCGAGCGCGGGTGGGAAGGGCGCGTCCTGCGCATGGGCACTGTCGTCATCGGCGTGCAGGATCTGCGGCAGCGTTGCATCATGACGACCTTCGACCCTGACACCCTCGATCAGGATGTCGAGGTGCTCAAGCACATCCACCGCGAGTTCGGCGGCGCGCTCGCGCTCAATTGCTCCGTGCTGCGCGGCGGCACGCTGTCGGTCGGCGATGCGGTCGAACTTCTCGATCATTCGCCTCAGTGAACGCCCCTTCAGGAGGAAAGAGCACGCGCGACAGGGCACACCTCGTCAGGACAGACTCCGTAGTCGCAGACCCGGCAGACGGTGCGAGCCTGGTCCTCGCTCGCGACGAGGCTCGCGAGCATCTTGCTAACAAGATGACCGAGCTGCTGTTGCTCAGCTCCTTGCCGGTCCCTGTCTCTCCAGGATTGGTACCGTCGAACCCGTCCGGGCCACGGTTTCAACCATCGACAGCACTTGCGCGGTGCCCGAGCCGCACAAATCCCTGACGAATGCGGCGTCGGTCGGATGGGCAATGTCTCCTTCGGCGACGAACTGGATGACGATGTTATTGAAGGAAAGCCCGCGCGGACCCTCGATGCGGTCTGCGTCAATGGCTTGGGCGTTCCAGGGTGTACCGGGTTGTCACGGCGGAAACTACCTGGAATTTGTCAGCAAGGATTTTGTGTTGAGCCCCGAACGCCCTCGATGCGAGGACGTGGTCATACAAAAGGTGCTGCGAAGCCCCTTGATGAAACTATTCCAGCGTCCGGGCATCACAGCACAAAGGAGCAACTTATGATTCAACACAGGACAGCAACCATAAATGGCCTTTCGGTGTTCTACCGCGAGGCAGGAAACCGCAACTCTCCAAAGCTGGTGCTGCTGGGAGGTTTCCCGGCGTCCTCGCACCAGTTCCGCAATCTGATCCCGGCTCTCGCCGACAAGTTCCACGTCATCTCGCCCGACTACCCGGGATTCGGCAACACCGACATGCCCGACCCGGCCCAATTCCCGTACACCTTCGACAAGCTCGCCGAGGTCGTGGAAGGCCTGCTAGCGCAGATTGGCTTCGACCGCTTCGGCCTCTTCATGCAGGATTACGGAGGCC is a window encoding:
- a CDS encoding MOSC N-terminal beta barrel domain-containing protein; its protein translation is MWVAELWRYPVKSMAGEPLRTAEIQADGIRGDRVVQVRNDMSGRTVTSRNRPGLLGHQGRLDANGEPLVDGRPWRSAEVARDVVAAAGDGTRLVHFDGTERFDILPLLVATDGAIAAFGYDRRRLRPNIVVGGVPGLAERGWEGRVLRMGTVVIGVQDLRQRCIMTTFDPDTLDQDVEVLKHIHREFGGALALNCSVLRGGTLSVGDAVELLDHSPQ
- a CDS encoding mercuric reductase, whose product is MSESMPEPVAVSPMDAHNRTLVANVHPADRPNPEPAPRYNLVVIGAGTAGLVTAAGAAALGAKVALIERHHLGGDCLNVGCVPSKCVIRSSRVIGELRDAAQLGIAVPPGAQADFAAVMARMRKLRAQISHHDSVDRFQRELGIDVFLGQARFSGPDTVEVDGKTLRFKRTVIASGARAVHPPVEGLAATGFLTNETIFNLTELPRRLAVIGGGPIGCELSQAFRRLGSEVTIIEMAPQFLVREDPDAAKILADTFQREGIHVKLNTGLASVTRAGNDKILHLTNGNTTETLAVDEILVGVGRAPNVEGLNLEGVGVKYSKRGIEVNDNLQTTNPRIYAAGDICMDTKFTHAADFAARIVIQNTLFFGRKKLSGLVMPWCTYTDPEIAHVGMYERDATQRGIAVDTFIMPLREVDRAVADGDEDGFAKVHVKKGTDQILGATVVARHAGEMINEITLAIVGKIGLGTIANVIHPYPTQAEAIRKLGDAYNRTRLTPFVKRLFQRWLAWTR
- a CDS encoding type II toxin-antitoxin system VapC family toxin, with amino-acid sequence MIVVDTNVLAYHWLPGRRASATEALARLDMEWAAPLLWRSEFRNVLAGYIRSGRLSVAEAERAVRHAASSLLGGEHVVADEAVLGLVTRSKCSAYDCEFVALADALNTVLVTDDKALLAAFPKLCRSLDDAIQGRLPS
- a CDS encoding nuclear transport factor 2 family protein, whose product is MPPPIRPPFTAATARAKVQAAEDAWNTRDPEVVARAYSEDSQWRNRTEFFVGRAAIKSFLHRKWTKELDYRLMKELWTFTGNRISVRFEYEWRDADTDQWFRTHGNEHWEFDGDGLMRRRDMSANDIPIQECDRRYRAPTVQ
- a CDS encoding zf-HC2 domain-containing protein; amino-acid sequence: MTCKELTELIIDYVEGDLPSPVLATFEAHLAACPECVAYLQSYRETIALGRAAATASDDSASADVPEELVQAIVAAHAKQRG
- a CDS encoding redoxin domain-containing protein → MFQRMVVIAAVFMSAIIPLSAAADVGMPAPEIAASRWLNSTPKSIAELKGRVALIHFWTFGCYNCRNVEPHVKEWHRQYAERGLTVIGVHTPETAYERDVANVERYLHDHDIQYPIAIDGDFTTWKRYATTAWPTWYLIDKRGILRHVHVGEGAYAETEHEIQSLLSED